A region from the Medicago truncatula cultivar Jemalong A17 chromosome 6, MtrunA17r5.0-ANR, whole genome shotgun sequence genome encodes:
- the LOC112417994 gene encoding pentatricopeptide repeat-containing protein At1g12300, mitochondrial yields the protein MSSCCARFRSSTNPISLFPFLRIRLYSHSSFNSNNLDNVVSSFNHMLHMNPTPSIIEFNKILGSLVKSNNNHYPTAISLFHQLEFHGITPDIVTFNILINCYCHLWEMDFAFSLFGKILKVGFQPNTITFNTLIKGLCVNGKVKEALHFHDHVISLGFHLDQVSYGTLINGLCKMGKTTEALQVLRKIDGKLVNTDVVMYSTIIDSLCKDKLVTEAYVLYSEMITKRISPDVVTFSALIYGFCIVGQLKEAFGLFHEMVLKNINPNVYTFNILVDAFCKEGNTKEAKNVIAVMMKEGVIPDVVTYGSLMDGYCLVNEVNKAKHVLSLISRMGLTPDANSYNIIINGFCKIKMVDEALNLFNEMCCRGIAPDKVTYNSLIDGLCKAGKISHAWELLDKMHDRGQHANVITYNSFLHALCKNHQVDKAIALVKKIKDQGIQPNINTYNILIDGLCKEERLENAQVIFQDLLIKGYKVTVWTYNIMINGLCLEGLFDQAMILLEKMEENGCIPDVVTYETIIRALFKNDENDRAEKLLREMIARGLL from the coding sequence ATGTCTTCATGCTGCGCCAGGTTTCGATCTTCTACCAATCCCATTTCTCTTTTTCCCTTCTTAAGAATAAGATTATACTCTCACTcttcattcaattcaaataaTCTTGATAATGTTGTTTCTTCATTCAATCATATGCTTCATATGAATCCCACTCCATCGATTATTGAATTTAACAAGATATTAGGTTCCCTTGTTAAGTCTAACAACAATCATTACCCTACTGCTATTTCCCTTTTTCATCAATTGGAATTTCATGGAATTACACCTGATATTGTTACTTTCAATATTCTCATTAATTGTTACTGCCATCTTTGGGAAATGGATTTTGCCTTTTCTCTATTCGGGAAGATTCTCAAGGTTGGGTTTCAGCCGAATACCATTACCTTTAATACTCTTATCAAAGGTTTGTGTGTTAATGGTAAGGTCAAGGAGGCTCTGCACTTTCACGATCATGTGATTTCACTTGGATTCCACTTGGACCAAGTTAGCTATGGGACCTTGATCAATGGCTTGTGTAAAATGGGAAAAACAACCGAAGCCTTACAAGTGTTGAGAAAGATTGATGGGAAATTGGTTAACACTGATGTGGTAATGTATAGCACAATCATTGATAGTTTGTGTAAAGATAAATTGGTGACCGAGGCATATGTGTTATATTCTGAAATGATTACAAAGAGAATTTCTCCCGATGTTGTCACTTTTAGTGCTCTGATTTATGGATTTTGCATTGTTGGTCAACTGAAAGAAGCATTTGGTTTGTTTCACGAAATGGTATTGAAAAACATCAACCCTAATGTGTATACTTTTAATATATTGGTCGATGCTTTTTGTAAGGAAGGAAACACGAAAGAAGCTAAAAATGTGATAGCTGTGATGATGAAAGAAGGTGTGATACCGGATGTTGTTACCTACGGTTCATTAATGGATGGATATTGCCTAGTTAATGAAGTAAATAAAGCCAAACATGTGTTAAGCCTGATTTCTCGAATGGGATTGACTCCTGATGCTAATAgctataatattattattaatggatTCTGTAAGATTAAAATGGTCGATGAAGCCTTAAATCTCTTTAATGAAATGTGTTGCAGAGGAATTGCTCCTGATAAggtaacttacaattctctcaTTGATGGTTTGTGCAAAGCAGGGAAAATTTCTCATGCATGGGAGCTTCTTGATAAGATGCATGATAGAGGTCAACATGCAAATGTGATCACTTACAATTCCTTCTTACACGCTTTATGTAAAAACCATCAAGTTGACAAGGCAATTGCATTGGTCAAGAAAATTAAAGATCAGGGCATTCAACCCAATATTAACACATACAATATACTTATCGATGGACTGTGCAAAGAAGAAAGACTTGAGAATGCACAAGTGATTTTTCAGGATCTTTTGATTAAAGGCTATAAGGTAACGGTCTGGACATATAATATTATGATTAATGGCCTTTGTTTGGAGGGATTGTTTGATCAAGCTATGATCCTGCtggaaaaaatggaagaaaatggtTGCATTCCTGATGTTGTAACGTATGAAACTATTATTCGCgctctttttaaaaatgatgAGAATGATAGGGCAGAGAAACTTCTACGTGAAATGATTGCTAGAGGTCTATTGTAA